The genomic region AACAACAAAACCACCGTTGACTTGCAACAAAAAAAAGAAGATCCACCTCAATCAAATTTCAACCCAGAAGAAGAAACGGCTAAGCTTAATGACAGCCTAAATACAGTAATAACCATCAAATTTGATAGTCAATCAAAATCAGTCACCAAAGCCCAGATTGCTAGCCTATATGAGCCTAAAGATAATACTTATGTCTTATCTCTAACAAGAATTAGTGAACTAATCATGAGTATTGCGAAACAGCTCAACGTATCCCCCGGAAACAAACAACAGCTTATAGACCAGATGGCCAAATCACTTCAGTCATCAAAAAATACTGAGCTATCCATTCAATCAGCGCCAAAAAAACAGATTACCTACACATATTGTGTATCTGCAAAAGGCGTAGACTCGTCATATCTTGGAACTTTCAGGAGTAAATTGCAAGAGGTTTACGCAGACGCTAGAGGATGGTCAGTTGGTGGTCAAATAAGGTTCGTAGAAGTTACTAGTGGATGCAACTATACCGCGTGGCTAACAAGAGCTGATCTGGTTCCCAGCTTTAGTTCAACTATCTGTGACAGTATATGGAGTTGTCGGGTTGGTAATAACGTAATTATAAATTTTGATAGATGGTCCGGTGCTAGCCCAGCCTGGAACAATGCAGGTGGATCGCTAGATAGGTATCGCACAATGGTAATCAACCACGAAACGGGTCATTGGTTAGGCTTTTCTCATCGATATTGTGGTGGGATTGGACAGCCCGCCCCCGTTATGCAACAGCAATCAATTAGCTTGCAAGGTTGCGCCTTCAACTCTTGGCCAACCGCTTCCGAAATTCAGTCCTTAAAGAGCTCTGAAGGGCTCTAGACAAAAAAGAACCGGTCAAAGGTAAATAGTATATAAAATCTACCCTCAGCCGGCTCTAATTTGTTGAACCGTTTTTGTTTCTATCTAATCGTAAGCAATTTTTGTTAACTATGCAAGTCAATTATTGACATTACGATTCTTCTGACTCTGGCTCGTAAGATTCCTCTTGCCCCGATACGCTATCCATAGAATCAATCAAAACATCTCTTGGTCTAGAGCCTTTGGCTGGACCAACTATCCCTTGCTCTTCCATCGTGTCGATAAATCGTGAGGCTCGCCCGTAACCTACTTGTAGTCTCCTCTGCAAGTAACTTGTGCTTGCCTTGCGACTTTCTACAACAACGCTAACCGCCTCTTTATACATAGGATCGTCCACTGCACTTCCTCCATCACTTACGACACCTCCGCGACCATTTAGCTGAACTGGTTGACTCACAACCTCATCATCATAGTTCGGCTCTCTTTGATCGCGAATAAAATCAGTAACCTTGTTTGTCTCTTCGTCAGTAATCAAAGCACCTTGAACACGTTTAGCCTTAGGCATATCTGCAGTCAAGAGCAACATATCACCTTGCCCAAGTAGCTTTTCGGCACCAGCCTTATCAATAATAGTCTTTGAGTCCACCTGGCTAGCCACAGTGAATGCAATCCTAGCTGGAACATTAGCCTTAATGAGTCCGGTAATAACATCGACACTTGGTCGTTGTGTTGCCAAAATCAAGTGAATACCGACTGCTCGAGCCTTTTGAGCGATCCTCACAATAAGAGCCTCTACATCGCGCGCCGCTACCATCATTAGGTCCGCCAATTCGTCTATCACAACAACGATATATGGCATTCCTTCCTCTTTCTTTTTATTGTTATACTCAACAATATTGCGTACACGTATTTCGCTCATCGCTTTATATCGACGTTCCATCTCTGCTACAGTCCATTTTAGAGCACTAATACACTTTTCTGGTTCGGTAATCACCTCTGTTAACAGATGAGGTATATCATCGTAAGGCTTAAGTTCTACCTGCTTTGGATCAACTAGAACCAACTTAAGATCACTAGGACTGTTTCGATACAGCAAACTCGTAAGAATCGTATTAATCATAACCGACTTACCAGAACCAGTCTGCCCTGCTACAAGTAGGTGAGGCATCTTGGCTAAATCTGCTGTTACAGGTAAGCCTGATATATCTTTTCCAATAACAAAGCCTAATGGCCCACTCAATTTCTTCCACTCTGGTGATTGCAAAACGCTACTAATGCGAACTGTCGCCGATCTTTTGTTTGGAATCTCGATACCTACCGCCCTTTTTCCTGGTATTGGCGCTTCAATCCTTATTGATGTGGCCTCTAAGTCATAGGCCAAATTATCGGCATACCCAGCGAGTTTACTCAATTTTACGCCGTTACCAGGCTTCAATGTGTATTGAGTTACCCTAGGCCCAACATTTGCGCCCTCCATTTCAACATTAATATTAAAATTAGCAAATGAATCACTAATCAATTGCGCCTTAGCCTCAACATCACCAGGATCTGCCTTGTCTTGCTCCTGGTTTAGCAAGCTAATACTCGGCAATTTCCACGATGGATCACTCTTAACGGTCAATGCTTCGTGGTTCTCTTCGGCAGTGAGTTTCTGAACACTATTTTTTAAAGCCCTTGATTTAGTGCCACTATGCTCTACTGGAACACCCTCATTTAACACAAATCCTGAATTCTTTTTTAGATCAGCAAGCTCAGAATCCTCTTCTTTGTCTCGCTTAAATATAGCGCCAAATTTCAGGAATATATCTGGTGATATATTAAAAGCAAAGAAAAATGCCAGTAGTGAAAATATGAAAAACATTATTGATGCAGGGATTTGTGTAATTGCACCGAGAGTCGTGTTGCCTATTAACGCACCAACCTTCCCCCCAAATCCACCACTAAAACCACTGACTGCATCTCCTGATACAAACGCTACATGAAGCCAGGTGGCAAATAGTATAAGAAATGCAAGCATGCTAACTGCTTTGCTTAGCGGAATACGGTGATCTTCAGACGTAAACTTAATTACACCAAAGAATATCAGAGCAATAGGCACCATGTAAGCGCCAAGACCAAAAATTGTATATGCAACCTTGAAAAGACCCTCTGGCAAAGGACCGCCAGCACCAAACCCACCAAGTAATGTAAATAATGCCAGCAAAATCATTAATACACCACCGGCCATAGCCCAGAACGGTGAGCGCTCTACTACTTCGGCCTGTTTCTTTCTTGCTTGTCTTTTTCTTTTTCTTGCCATAACTGATTAATTATATCATTACTGTTTTGGTTATTGTTGCATAAAGCATTAACAATAACTCTATTATAGCAAATTTTACAACGTATGTCAATATTGTTGTGTTTTTACACAAAAAATGAGAGCCTAGCAGGACTCTCATTAATGATTAACACAGTTTGTATTAACTTGCCTGGTTTAAGTGTTGAGTTGTAGCTTCAACTGCCGTTTCGCCAAGTTGTTTAGTTGTAGGGTCTACATTCTCGGGTTGAGGCAATATTTCGTTTAATGCCCCTTCATTCTCCTGCTTAGCCGGTTCACCATTTGCAAATCGATTCCATGTTTCTTGGTCTTCTTTGCCAGGATTTTCTAACTCTTGTTTAGCCTGTTCTTGAGTTTTACCCTCTGTTGAAGAAGCATGCTCTGCAATCAATTCTTCAATTCTGCCTGCACTTAATTGTGGTGTTTCTTTTTCTGGTTTTTGTAGTACATCTGTACTCATTTTTTTGTTCCTTTTTTAGTTTTATAGGTTTTTGTTTGTCAGTCGATAGTAATCATATTACCACGCTTATGCTTTTTTGTCAAGACTGATCTAGTGGGTTCACTGAACTAAAACGGAACAAGCCGTTAAAGTAAGTAGTGTCAACTAACTTACGGAAGGAGGGCTTGTTCCGTTTTAGTTCAGTGAACCCAATTCCCCAATCTATTGCCATCAGTGACACTGTATGATATTCTGTCTATTTTTACTGTTATTGAGTTTAAACTCATGTATGACCCTCTCGTTTATTCAAACTTAAGCAGTATTATACATGTTTATTCAAATACAATGCAATATATTTTACAATACACTTTAACTATTTTTGATAGGCCCTATCTTTGCCACCTAACACCTTCATCACCCTGGTATTTATATTTATTTTGAATTCAGTAATTTTGCACGTAATGCCGCAAAACGTTCTTGTTGGTCTTTTTCAATTTGTTCTGGAGTTTTTTCTGCAGATTTTTTGTTAGGGTTGTTCTGTTTTTCATTGTTGCCACCTTGTTTACCGCCAACAACATTAACAACCGGTATCACAATTGGCGAACGCTGAGTCTGATCATATAAATAGTGAGTGACGTGGTCTTTGAGCTCTTGTTTGAATCTATCGAGATCTACCCTCTTAAATCGCTGAACAACGGCTCGTCTTAATTCTGTGCGCAAACCATTCATTAACTCTTCTGAATCGCGAATATAGATGAACCCTCGTGTCAAGATGTCAGGGCTTGTTAGTAGTGTTCCGGTCTTGCGGTCAACGGTTAATACAACAGCCATCATTCCCTCACCAGCTAATATTATTCTATCCTTTACAACAATATTACTGACAACGGAACCTGTTTGGTCAACAAGCAAACTGCCGTGAGGCACTTGTCCAACAGGCTCAACTTTATTTTCAGAAATCAAAAAACTATCACCATTATTTGCCAAGACTGTAGACTCACGCTTCCAACCTTCCTCAATAGCCAGTTCAGCATGGTATCGTCGCCTTAGCATACCGCCATGAACTGGAATAATGAACTTAGGACGCACAAGGTTAATCATATCTCTCATCTCATCTCGTCGAGCGTGCCCCGATACGTGCAATGGGCCACAGCCATCCACCTCGTGGGTTGGGTGACGATATAAATGTACTCCAAGCTTTGCAAGATTATTTCCAATGGCGTCATATCTAACCTCGTTACCAGGAATTGGCGAAGAACTTACCACTACTGTATCTCCAGGCTTAAGTTTAATGTATTGATGATTGCCTTCGCTCATCCGCTGTAAGGCAGCGTTTGGCTCGCCCTGACCACCGGTACACATTACCAATAGTTGCTCATCAGGCACATTTGTAGCATCTTTCATAGCCATAATAGTACCTTTTGGTACCTTTAAAATACCTTGACGGACAGCAATTTCAGCATAGGCCATCATGCTTCGTCCATCTAGGGCAACCTTACGCCCTGACTCAACCGCCGAGTTAATAATCATTTGGATACGGTTCATATTGCTTGAAAAAACTGCACAAAATATACGCCCTTGAGTATTTTTAATGATATCGTGAAAACTCTGTTGTAAAGTATGTTCGGTCGGTGTTCGTCCTTCGGCATCTGAATAACTACTCTCTGTTAGAAGCAGTAAAACGCCTTCATCGCCCAACTGTTTAAGTCTCTCTGTGTCACTTGGTTTGTTATCTAATGGTTCTGGGTCTAGTCTAAAATCGCCAGTTGCAATAATTCGCCCAACTGGAGAATCAATCACCACAGAACTAGCATCGGGTATAGAGTGTGTGATTCTTAATAATTCTACAAAAAAGTTTCCTATCTTTAATCTTTCATGACCATCCATATTCATTACCACAGTTTTTGGCTCAAAATGCTCTTGACCGGCCGGCACATCATCAAATGTCTTTTCTACAATTCCGATAGAGTATCGAGATCCATATATAGGGGCTGGGAACTTCGGCACGATGTGCTTCAATCCACCAATATGATCCAGATGTCCATGAGTTATTACATAAGCTTTTATTTTATGCCTGATGCCCTCTAGGTATGTTGGGTCAACAATTTCATAATTAATACCTGGCAAATCAACCCCTAGGTTATTTCCACAATCTAGAATGATTGCGTCGTTTTGATACTCAATGATGGTGCAGTTTTTTTCGCCAACGTCCTCAAGCCCACCCAAAAATGTTATCTTCAACTTGTCAAAATCATCAACTATAGTGTTAGCTCTTGGCTTTAAGCCTGGCTTTTGAGACGCAGAGGTATATTGATCTATCATTTTTTGCGCATCATCAAGACTACGTTTTTGGGCGCGTATTGCGGCGCCCCTTGATGTACTGCGCCCTCCATTCGTTGGTTTATTTGATTGTTTTGGGTTTCTTTTAGGATTATTATTTATAGTTGGTCTCGTTTTGTTATTTTGTTTATTATTTGGTTGATTTTGGTTCATTAACTTCTTCTCCTTTTTTAAAAATGAAATTAAACTTCTAGTAAAACTTTTAGGATATGTCTAAAGTCGTCAAAAAGAACACTTTGCATACTCCTGTTATATAAGGCCATCGCTGGATGATATAAAGGCAAGACTGTTATATTAATACCTTTTTCTTCGCCAGTGTCGGCTGTGATCGGCCAAAAAATACGATGAGCCTGACCGTGAACTTTGCCTATCTGCAAATCTGGTAAGAAGCAATTCATACTATGTCTACCTAGTGGGATGACTATTTTGGGATGAATTACCTCTATTTGGGCTTGCAAATATGGTAAGAAGGCTCGTTTTTCTGCTGGTAAAGGATCGCGATTATTAGGTGGTCGATACTTAACGATGTTGGTTATATAAACATCCTCTCTTGAAAGACTTATTGAGTCTAGCATCTCATCAAGAAGCTTACCTGATGCTCCGACAAATGGCTTGCCTTGTAAATCTTCGTTTTTGCCAGGTGCTTCACCAACAAAAACCAAATCAGCATCTGGATTACCACTTCCGAACACTAGCTGAGTCGCCCCTTTTGCTAATTCCGGACATATATTATCGTCAACAATTGACGAGGCAATATTATTTAAGCCTTGCTGTTTGTTTTGTGCCATAACTTTTTAACGAACAATCTGATAGCTTGTACCAGATGATAAATCCCATAAAATAAACTAAAGATAACTAGAAGCCATTGTAATGTACTGCCAGTATCCACCGCAACCCAAAAAAAGCTATAACCAACAACCCAAACAATCATCATTAGAACTAGATGCCCCACAGAGCTATCATAAAATCGGAAAGCTCTGTTATATTTTGAATATTGCTTAGTGGACATATACTTCTTTTATTTCTTCTTTTCTCGAGCAACTGCCTTCATACTTAATTGTAACCGACCACGGTCATCAATTGCCACTAATTTAACGTCTACCTCATCGCCTTCTTTAACGACGTCACTGGGTTTATTAACCCGCTCTTCCTTCATTTCGCTAACATGAACTAGGCCCTCGTGTCCTGGCATGATCTCTACGAAAGCACCAAACTCTAATACGCTAACTACTCGACAGTTTTGATAGATCTTTCCAACTTCTGGCTCAGCGGTTAAACTTTTAACCCAAGCTACCGCAGAATCTATGGATTGTTTATCTGGGCTGGCAATCATTACAGTACCATCATCTTTGATATCAATTTCGGCACCAGTCTCGGCAATTATTTTATTTATTGTTTCTCCACCCTTTCCAATAACATCACGAATTTTATCTGGATTAATCTTGATTGCTTCTACACGAGGTGCATATTTACTCATCTCTTTTGGACTGTTAATGGTTTCTAGCATATGTTTTAGGATGTGGCTTCGGCCGACTTTTGCCTGCTCCAGCGCACTAGCTAGTACCTTAACAGATAAGCCATGAACCTTCATATCCATCTGAAGTGCCGTTATACCCTTTTCTGTTCCGGTAACCTTAAAATCCATATCTCCCGCAAAATCCTCAGCATCAGCAATATCACTCAATATAACCGGCTTATCACCATCCATCATTAGCCCCATGGCAATACCGCTAACTGGTCGCTTTAGTGGAACACCAGCATCTAGCAAGGCCAAGCAACTAGAACAAGTAGCCGCCATTGAAGTAGAGCCGTTCTGGCTCATAATTTCGGAAACCGAACGAATGGCATATGGGAATGTAGCCTCGTCTGGCAAAACCGCAACCAAAGCCCTTTCGGCAAGTGCACTGTGTCCAATTTCTCTACGCCCTGGACTACCTAACCTACGAACCTCACCAACTGTATATCCAGGTGCGTTATAGTGATGCATGTAACGCTTTTCTTCGTCCTTTTCCATGGTGTCAATCAACTGAGCATAGCTAAGAGGAGCCAGGGTCACGATATTCATAGCCTGAGTTAATCCACGCGTAAATAAACTTGAACCGTGAGCTCTAGGCAAAATTCCAGTTTCGCTAGACAAAGTCCTAACTTCGGTTAATGCACGACCATCCGGACGAATTCCTTCTTTAATAATTCCTTCGCGTACGTCTTTATGAATCGCCAATATAAAAGCATCATCATATTCTTGACGCTGTTCCGCAAAAACTTCTTCTCCAATTTCTGCGATAAAATGCTCACGCATTTGATCCCGTAAATCATTTACTAGATCATTTCTCTCTGGATATGGTGCGCGAAGCTGAGCCCCTAACCTTCCTTCTAGCCAAGTTGCTACACGTTCTTGTATGTCGCTATCTGGTAAACTTAGCTCAAATTCTTGAGCAACTACACCCACCTTCTTTGCTAACTCCTCTTGAAGTTCAATAGCTGGCTTAATAACCTTGCTGGCGTACTCCAGGGCACTTAATAGTTCTTCTTCGGTGACCTCGTTCGCTCCAGCTTCAACCATCATAACAGTATCTTTTTTGCCCGCCACAACCAAATCTAGTTTATTATTCTCTAGCTCTTTAGCACTCAAAAAGGCCTCAGGTTTACCATTTTTAAAACCAACTCTCACACCCGCAACTGGACCATCAAATGGCGCACCAGTTAACATAAATGCTGAACTTATAGCTAACATTGCTATCATATCTGGCCTAAAGCTAGGATCCATACTCAAGACAGTAGCCACACCCTGAACCTCGTGTCTGTAACCCTTTGGCCATAACGGGCGAATCGGTCTATCTATTAATCGACCGATCAGAATTGCATCTTCGCTTGGGCGTCCTTCTCTTTTTATAAATCGTGAGCCACTGATCTTTCCTGATGCATACATTTTTTCTTCGTAGTCAATACTTAAAGGAAAGTAGTCAAAACCTTCAAGTGGCTTATCACCGACCATTGCTGAAGCAAGAACTACGGTATCACCATAACGAGCAATGACAGAAGCAGTAGTTCTAAACCCAACTCTGCCTACCTCCAGGCTAAGCTTTCGGCCACAAAACTCTGTTTCTACTTTTATTATTTTCTTTCCTGTTGGGTTAATTGTTTGTCCCATGATTAATTATTTCTCCTTAATCACCCTGTTTGATGCATTGTGCAAATATACGCGCTCTTGTGCAACTGAATACTGCATATATCTGATGCAACACATCAAACTGTATTTAGATTATTGAATTTATTTTGATATTAATGTGCACAAGCTCCTTCGCTCAGTTATAGCGAAGCAAAGTCTATGCAAATTAGCGTCTTAATCCTAATTTTTTAATCAAAGCAAGATACTCAGCGCTATCCTTTTTAGCAATATAAGCCAAATGACGCTTGCGCTTACCTACCATCTGCAGTAGTCCACGACGTGCCATATGATCTTTTTTATTAGTTTTTAGGTGCTCAGTAATTTCTTCTATTCGTTTAGTAAGTATTCCAACCTGCACAGCTGAACTACCAACGTCACTTTTACTTTTTTGCAAATCCTTAATAATCTTTTGCTTATTATCTGATGTAATCATAAATTCCTTATTTAACTTATTAGAACGATGGCGTTACCTAAGATAATACCATACTCTCATCTGTAAAGCAAGATAATGTATCCGTCCATAACATTCTGGACTCCTGTTGGCTTAATTGTAACACTTCTAGTAAGTACTGCATTGGACTTTTTAAACCAAGTCCATAATGTGGTCTTTTTGTGTTATACCATATACACCAGTCCATCAATGAATTATTGAAATCCTCAAGGTCATAGGCTAGATTATCTAGGTTCCAGTCTATAAACTCTTCTTGGATGCTACGGTTAAATCTTTCAACCATTCCGTTATTCTTAGGTCTTTTGGGATAGTTCCAGAGCTGTTCAATGTTTCGTTCATCACAGGCTCTTATGAAGTGTTTGTAGAACTCACTACCATTGTCATGATGCACTCGTCTGATCTCAAATGGGGTAACAGCTTGCAGTTTGTTCAGGAAGTCTGCTGCGTTGGTACTACTGGGGCTAGTATAGCCATAGGCAAAGCCGAATCTACCTTTGTAATCTACTGCTGTAAGTACATAACGGCGTATACCGTTTATAAACTTAACAATAGTGTCTATCTGTAGCATATCTCCTGGTTGCTCAGGCTGATAACCATTCCTGCGTTGTTTATTGAGTCTTGGCTTACGACTTTGTTTCTCAAGTAGTTTGCCGGTAGCACCTGAAACGGTTAACCTGGTATATTTTGGTAATAGGCCTTGAAACTTAAGGTCTTTGAGGATTCTACCTACGGTAGATGCCGAAGGTGGTTTTAGATTCCAAGCTGTACACTCATCTTTGAGTAATACGGCTAGCTTATCTTTACTTAGCTTAGGGTGTAAGCTTCTTTGTTCTAGAATAAAGTTAGTAATACGCATATCTACCATTCGCTTGCGTTTGTGTTTTGGTGCAGTGCTCTTTGGAGCTAAACATCTGAGTGAGCCATTGTTATCCTTTAGACGCCTCTTCCAGCTGAACACAGTGCTCCTACTTACGCTAAAAGCTTGTCTGGTGGCTTGTTCCCCGAAATCATCATAGAACTGAATTATCTTGAGTCTTTGCTCAATTACATGTTTATATGGGTGTTGGGTTATGTCTTGTATAGATCTCATAGTCTTACGAGCATAACCCCTCAAGAATGATTCAGTATATATCTGTTGCATAAAAAGACTCCTTCCCAGCTAGCTATCGCTAGCCTTCAGGAGTCCAATATGTTTCTGAACTTATGCAGATAATTATTAGTATTCGACGCTCCAAGACTAATACTTGTTTAAGTTTATGATGCCCGGCAATACAAGCTTGTAAATGAAATAATGTCAGCCAATTTGATATCGGATGATAACAATCCCTGAAGCCCCGGCACCACCAGATAGATTAAGTCCTCCGCCCGACCCACCTGATCCTGGAGTAGCTCCATCGATACCAGAAGAACCGGAACCACCGGCACGACCACCATTTCCTCCTACGGCGTAGGTTACATTATTTCCGTTAATCAAAATCGTCAATCCTGAACCACCAATTCCGCCCGACCCATTTGTTGCATTGCCACCTACAGAACCAGCTCCACCACCGCCGGATGCCCCATTATTGCCTGAGCCGGCATTTGATGCACCGCCTCTACCCCCACCTCCACCAACAATTAGATATTCTACGGTAAGATTATTCTGCAGGACTTCGAACGACCCTGAAGATGTAAAAGTATGTACGCGCCACATTACGCCACTGACATCTATATCCGTGATCGTTCCACCTGTTGCCCAAACTACTGGTTGCCAGAGCTGATTGCCACCAACCATGATTTTTTGTACCAGTCTTTGATTTATACGAAAAGATTGTGCGTCATTATTACCGCCTGTGTTGTCGATAATCATATACATGGTAGCGGGGTCAGGAGAGCCAATATCCACCCATTGTGTTCCGTTCCATATTTTTCAAGTACTCATTTGAAATATTATGCTAGAGGGTATCTTATAATAATCACTCCCGCTGCTCCTGGGCCAGGCGAGCCGCCTTCCCATCCACCACGTCCTCCTCCACCCCCACCGCGATTGGCAATTGCGGGTGTCCAAGAATGACCGCCATTTCCAGCACCAGAACCACCACTGCCCCCAGCACCCGATCCACTCCAGGTTCCGCCACCTCCACCAGAGCCATAGACCACAGTTGCCCCTGATATACTAGAAGAGGTCCCAGCTGCGCCATTTCCTCCCGTGCCTCCAGATGCCGGTGAGCCTGCGGTCGCTCCAGCACCTCCTCCACCCCCACCCGATGGTGCGCCACCAGAAGCCGTTGAGTTGGATCCGCCACCACCACCGTTATCAGTCCCAGAAACAGCTCCATCACCACCTTTCAATGACGTATGAATTGTATCGAATACTGTATTTGAAGCCACTGCAACGGAACAATTATATATTCCAACATTTAATATTGTAGTTGAAGAGTACACATCGCCACCAGAACCTCCACCAGCGCCACGGCCAGCAGAAGAACCTCCACCATTACCTCCTCCACCTACACAAAGATATTCCACGTTAAGGCTTGGTATGAGAACTTCGAAATCTCCAGATGTAGTAAAGGTATGGACTCTATATGGTGTACCAGCTACGTCTATGATGGTCTCTGTACCGCCAGTTGCTTGCTGGGTAGGTGTCCATAATTCATTTCCACCAAACCATACACCAGAACCAAGCTTGCCATTGACCCGAAAGGTCACTAAATCGCCAGGAGTTGCGTCATTTGCTACAAAATAGAGCTTACTGGGGTCAACTGCACCAGCAGAACTAGTCACAATCTCGATGTCATTAATAGATGCCCCGATTTGCACCCATTGTGTGCCATTCCAAATCTTGCGGGTGCTCATGGACTTGTATCTTCCCAGATATCACCGTCAACTAGGGTAAAGCCTTCGGTTACTGGGTCTACTGATCCTACAAAAATTCGTGCATTTGGTTTCTCGACATAATCCCCACCTTCGTAAAACCATACACGCGAAGTTCCGCTGTCTCCGGTTGCGCCTGTAGCTCCAGTAGCGCCAGCTCCAGTAGCGCCTTGTGGTCCAGCCGGTCCGGTTGCCCCAGTATCTCCTGCAATACCCTGTGGTCCAGTTGCTCCCACAGGACCTGTAGCTCCTGTGACTAAC from Candidatus Nomurabacteria bacterium harbors:
- a CDS encoding DDE-type integrase/transposase/recombinase, whose protein sequence is MQQIYTESFLRGYARKTMRSIQDITQHPYKHVIEQRLKIIQFYDDFGEQATRQAFSVSRSTVFSWKRRLKDNNGSLRCLAPKSTAPKHKRKRMVDMRITNFILEQRSLHPKLSKDKLAVLLKDECTAWNLKPPSASTVGRILKDLKFQGLLPKYTRLTVSGATGKLLEKQSRKPRLNKQRRNGYQPEQPGDMLQIDTIVKFINGIRRYVLTAVDYKGRFGFAYGYTSPSSTNAADFLNKLQAVTPFEIRRVHHDNGSEFYKHFIRACDERNIEQLWNYPKRPKNNGMVERFNRSIQEEFIDWNLDNLAYDLEDFNNSLMDWCIWYNTKRPHYGLGLKSPMQYLLEVLQLSQQESRMLWTDTLSCFTDESMVLS